The DNA segment TTCCACTATATTGGCCTCAGCCTCAGGAACATTTTCTACACCACAGGGATGAGAGGTGAGGAGAGGGCAACAGCTCTAAGATGGCATGCTACAGCATCTGATCAGTGGAAAACAGCTTCTCTTTCTGGGCCAGTCTATCCCAGAATTGTACAGTATGGGTCTGCTTTGCTCACTTGCCCGTCCCTAAGCCTGTCACATGGCTGCTGGATTTGGAGCTCATTGATTGGCAAGGTCTGGGGAGCAGGGCGAACCTCCTGGACTGAGAATAGGGAAGAGGTGGCCCCAAAGGACCACTGAAGAGACAGGAAGTTGAGCAAGTAAAAGCCAGCCACAGTCCCCTGCAGAGAGTAACCTTGAGACCAAAGGTACAAAGGAGCAGGTGCACTCAAAGGGCAAGCGGGGGGAGGTCGGGACAGAAGGAACAGCACATGCTCAAAGCTTAGGTGGACCTGAGGGAaagggggctgctgggaggggcaaGGGGACAGGCCTCAGCGACGCATTAGGATTTTACTCCCCTctgggaggggggaagagaggtgtggagcatgtttttaaaagcttGAGCTGCAAAGGGACCAGAGGGCAGACGCCCTCCCCCATCTCACTTTCCCAAagtgcccccaccctcccccttcccaacacctccccagccccctccgtCTCACCTAGTCCTTCCTCCCCACActcccctccctgtgcccctcACACCCCTGTGTCACCCCTGGCCCTCCAGCCTCCTCACCTGGGAGCAGAGCCACATGATGGTGGTAAAAATATCTCTCGGACAGAGTGTGaactgggggggcaggggaggagggaggccgaGCCCTCCCACTAGGCAAGGGACCcttggggtggagggcagggcacTGCTGGtctcctgggctctggggacGGGTTCTGacgcccttctccctcccccacggCCACCCTGGCTCTTGGGTCCCCTCAGTCAGGCGCACAACCCGGTGCCAGCAGCACCAGCTGGGAGCCAAGCAGGTGGAGGAGCTCAGAGGTGAGTAGCCCAGCCGGCCTGCCAGCACATGAGCCCCCTCCAGGctggagcccccaccccaccagccttGACCTTGTGCTCTGTCCTCAGGTCCCCACTGCCGCCCAGGACCCCCCTTGGCACCCTCAGTGATGCCTCTTTGCCCTGTCTGGCTGGCCCAGTGCAGTCCCCTCATCTCCAGTCCAACGGGGCTCCTCTGAGTCCCCACCACCCATGTCTGCGCCCCCATGGCGGGCATGGCGACAGCAAGCCGGGGGCGGGTCACCATGCAGGAGCACATGGCCATCGATGTGAGCCCGGGCCCCATCCGGCCCATCCGCCTCATTTCCAACTACTTCCCGCACTTCTACCCCTTTGCTGAGCCCACCCTGCGCACCCCAGACCCACAGCCTGCAGTGACCCCCGCCATCCCctctgcaccgcagccacagctgGACCTAGAGCCAGAGGAAGACTCAGATGACAGCAgtgagtgggggggtgggggacagagaaAGGGCTGTCCCTGGCTTCTGACCAGGGACGGGCAAGGCAGGAGGCCTGGGGCCGGGGCAGGGGCCGAGGTAGAAGCTGAccatgcccccctccccgccccgccctcaGCTGTGCTTGGCACCCTCGAGTTCACCCTCCTTTTGGATGCGGACAACAGCACCCTGCACTGCACGGCCCACCGTGCTGAGGTGAGGATGGGGCGGCGTCCCTGGGCCCCCGGCCTCGACCCCGGGCCTTTCCCAcatcccctccctctttccaggGCCTCAAGCCACCAGCCTCGGGCTCCGTGGACACCTATGTCAAGGCGAATCTGCTCCCGGGGGCCAGCAAGGTGAGGGCGAGATGCAGGTCCCTACGGCTGCCCCTTGGCCACACCCCTAGCCTGAACCCGCCTGGCCTGCAGTGCCCCTCCGTCCCAAGGCCTTGACCTCAGGCATGCAGCTCCCCATCACTGGAACCAGAGACCCTAGCAGAGAGGGGGACCCgggtggggccctggggcctGAGAAGGCTCTGACCTTCCCTGCTCGGTCCCTAGGCCAGCCAGCTGCAGACACGCACGGTTCGGGGCACGAGGGGACCTGTCTGGGAGGAGACGCTCACCTATCATGGCTTCACCGTCCAGGACGCCCGGCGCAAGACCCTGCGGTGAGGCTGGGGCCCGAGCTGCAAGGGGAGCAGGgttggggaaggggtggaggccTTGCCCGGCCAGGTCTGACCTGGGTGGCCACCAGGCTGTGCGTGTGTGAGGACCCacggctgcggcggcggcggggggcacCTCCCCTGGGGGAGCTGCGGGTGCCCCTGAGGAAGCTGGTGCCCAACCGAGCCAGGAGCTTCAACGTGTGTCTAGAGAGGCGGCGGCTGGTGAGTGGGGCAGATGCACAGGGTGGGGCTGTGACGGGGTCGGGAGGGAGACCGCGGCAGTGTTGGCCAAGGTGACCGGGCTCTCTGCTCTTTCAGACCAAGAGGCCCAGGAGCCTGGACACAGCACGTGGCATGTCTCTGTATGAGGTGGGTAGGACCCAgcaaggggtgggggcgggcaggtCTGGGGTGGCCCAGACTGAAGTGTGATAGACAGGGGCCAatgggggctgggcagggtcCAGGCACAGGCAGGCTCGGGGAAGGCTTGGCCATCTCTCTCACAGGCCGTGAGCACTCATAGAGTCCCAGGGAAGAGCCAGGCCCCGGTGGCTGGGCAGAGAGGGTGACACCCCTGCCAGGGCAGCCCAGAGGAGCTGTGGGGAGCTGGCACAAGTCCTCAGAGAGCAGAGACACAAGCCAGCTGGAAGCAGAGGCTGACTGGTGGGACCTGTCCATGGTCAGAGCTGGGAGGGCAGGTCAAGGTCCAGGAGAGAATGGATGCGGTGGGGCTCCCTGGCTGCTAGGTCTGCCCCTGGGGCAGTGTGGGTGCCATTCTGGGGCTGGTAGCCCCAGACAGGCTGTTGTCAAGAGGCAGTGAAGGTGACTGCACGGGATCTGCAATGGGAAACCAAAGACCTGGCCAGAACCCAAGCCCCCGCCCGCAAAGCTGAGGCAGGGCCCTCCCCAGCCGAGCCGGATGGAGGGCCAGGGGCTGCTGCCCTGCCCCCTAGCGGAGCCGCAAGGTGCTGCGGCTGTCAGTTAGTCCAGGCCAGGCTGGTGAGTCCCACCAGGTGGGGCAGGCACCTGGGACAAACCCTTCCTGTCCCAGACCCCCCAGGCAGCAGCCCCTTGGTGCACGGCCAGTGCCCAGGGGGCAGTCCCTTCCCGAGAGAACTGAATGTGAGCAAGGCAGTTGGGCTTTCTGCGAATCAGAGCCCACAGAGAGTGTGGGGAAGCTTATTCTTTCCAGGCATCCTCCCTGAGTCCTTTTGGGAGCAGCGGCGCAAAGGACATGGCGAATCTGGCCTCCTGGGCTGCGGGGTATTGCAGCTGCAGAGATCTGTCTGTCCTTGGACAGAGAACAGCCCCAGAGCCGCTTCTCTAGCAAGAGCCCCGCAGAAGGGTGGTGACGGGGTCCTAATGCAAGACCACTTAGGGAGCCGTTAGCACATTCGGGGCCCTCAGACATCAGCTCCCTTCTCCTCCTGACAAAGACGCACTAAACTGACCAGTCACGTGGCCTGAGCCAGCCCCTCTCCTTCTCGGGCCCTGGAGAGTATGGCTGACCTCCAGGCCATTGGGCCAGTGACTGTCTTTGGAAACTGCACCATGAAATCAAATCCTGGGCCTGTCTGAGTCCTCACATCAGGGCCAGCGCTGGTGGGTGGCTGGACTGTGGGCCACACGGGGGCTGACCCAGCCTACCCCcgcaggaggagctggaggcagaggcGGCAGGAGAGGAGCGCGGGCGCATCCTGCTGTCGCTGTGCTACAGCTCTCAGCGGGGCGGCCTGCTGGTGGGTGTGCTACGCTGCGCCCACCTCGCCCCCATGGACGCCAATGGCTACTCAGACCCCTTCGTCCGCCTGTGAGTGTGAACAGGGTGACAGGTGGGCAGCAGGGGTTCCTCAGAGCCCTTATGGGACTCACCTCTCCAGGGCCGCGCCCACCCTGAGCCCGTCCTTCCCAATCAGCTTCCTGCATCCAAACGTGGGGAAGAAATCCAAATATAAGACCAGTGTTCGGAAGAAGACCCTGAACCCCGAGTTCAACGAGGTAGGCCGGGGCCACAGAGGGGGCAGTGCTGGCTGCTGGGCAGCATCCCGCCTCGGAGAGCGAGGTCCCAGTCCCAGCTCGCCGGAGCCGTCCCCCTGCCCGGGtcagcctccttcctgcccctcccacagGAGTTCTTCTACGCCGGCCCAAGGGAGGAGCTGGCCCAGAAGACGCTGCTGGTGTCCGTGTGGGATTATGACCTGGGCACGGCCGATGACTTCATCGgtgagtggggaggtggggagctggggaggggggtccAGTGGGCTCCCACATGGCTCCTGACCTGTCCCCCAACACAGGTGGGGTGCAGCTGAGTAGCCAGGCCAGCGGGGAGCGCCAGCAACATTGGCGTGAATGCCTGGGTCGCAGTGACTGCCGGCTGGAGCTGTGGCACCCGCTGGACGGTGCGCCCCTCCAGCTCAGCAACTAGCAGGGGCCCCCCATCTGGGCCTGCTCACCGCCCCTCCCCAAACCAGCCCTCGGCGGTTCCCACGGAGCTGGGAAGACCTGAGGCTGCCTCACCCACCACACCCAGCCCCTTCAATCCCTTCCTGCCCCTCTTTCAAATCCATCCCGCTGCCCAATCATGAAGCAAGAATAAACCTCTCTTTCAAACCCGACTGGGCAGTCTGTTCTTTCCCTGCCGCTCCCTCCCGGGGGCAGACAGGCCTGCTCGCCTTCCTCCCGCCCTCCAGAGGCCTGCCCCGGGCTGGGCCCAGGCCACCACTCCCCTCCCAACCCCTGCTCCCCGCACTGAAGGGTAAGTGCTCAGGAGGTCTATGACAGGCTGACCCCCCAAAAGCCAAGGTGTAATATTGTGCTGACCTGTTCCTCCCAAAACTCCATCTGCCTGGGAGACAAGCCTCCATGAGTAATGGGCACAGCAGCAGAGGGAAGAGCGAGGCCACAGAGAAGGTGCAACGAGAGCCTGGGCGGCACCTACTTTATTGTCCAGAGAGCCCAAGGCTCAGGAAGCAGCCTGCCTGGCCTGGTGCTGCAGGGCAAACTGCTGCATCCGCTCCTCAAGCTCGGGCCGGAAGTGTCGGATCAGGCCCTGGGGGAAGTGAGGTGCTGTGTGAGGCAGGGGCTGAAAGGCCCCCAAGGCCTGGGCCCTCAgcgccacccccgcccccggcagaGTGCCACGCAGTGGGGCAGTGGGTACCTGCACAGGCCAGGCGGCTCCGTCGCCCAGGGCGCAAATGGTGTGGCCTTCTATCTGCTTGCTGATCTCCCACAAGGAGTCGATCTCAGCCGGCCTGGCGTCCCCCTTCACAAAGCGGGCCATCACCTTGTTCATCCAGTCCACACCTGAGCCGTGGCGGCAAGAGAGGGCCCGCTGAGCACCCCACGCTGGGGCACGGGGCACGGAACTTGAGGGGTACAGAACACGGGGAGGGTGGGACTAGGAGAAGCCACTGCAGGCTGGGAGGCAGTGGTGTTTCTCCGGGTCCGAGCCCAAGCCATGCTTGTCCTGTACCCAGCCCGGGCCTGGGGCGGGCCGCAGAGAAGGCCCGGCCCGCACAGCGCGCTTACCCTCACGGCACGGGGTGCACTGGCCACAGCTCTCATGCTTGTAGAACTCGATGAGGCGGGCGATGGCTTTCACGATGTCCGTCTGGAGTGACAAGGGGCAGTGAGGAGGCACCCAAGGCCTGAGCCTCAGCGCATGGCAGCAGGCCCTCCTGCCGCCAGCCTCCCCGGGCATCCTGAACTGCCAGGCTCCACAGGTGTTCTCTCCCAGAGaagccctgctcccctccccatcccaccacACTATCTCGGGTAAAACGAACTGGGACCTAGGAGCTGGCAGTTCTCCAAGACACCCAGGATGGGGTAACTAGCCAGGCTGGCGTAAGGCAGGCACTGGGAGGGGCGCGTGGGCCAACGCTTACCGAGCGGTCCATGACAATCACCGCAGCCGTGCCCAGGCCCGACTGTGCCTGCACCAGCGCGTCAAAGTCCATCAGCACCGTCTCGCACACAGACTTGGGGATCAGTGGGGTGGATGAGCCGCCAGGGATCACAGCAAGGAGGTTGTCCCAGCCACCTATGACGCCTCCTGGGGCCCCAGCCAGTCCCCAAAAGGATGGTCAGGGCTGGGGCAGGCACAACCGCCTGCCCACACCCTgccagcccccgccccagcccaggcTCCCGAGGCCCTGCCACCCGGCTCTGTTCCTGGGCTCCCCCCCCACGACTACCCGCTGGCCGGCCCCAGGCCTCACCCGCATGCTTTTCAATCAGCTCCTTCAGCGGCACAGACATCTCCTCCTCCACAGTGCACGGGTGGTTGACGTGGCCAGAGATGTTGAACAGTTTGGTGCCGGAGTTGCGCTCTCGGCCGAAGCTGGCAAACCACGCGCCCCCACGGCGGCAGATGGTAGGGGACACGGCCACTGTCTCCACGTTGGCCACGGTTGTAGGGCAGCCAAACactcctgggtggggtggggggatgggatgagAAACTGGTGGCTGCCAGTGGCAGCGACAGGCTGGGCCAGGCTTCCTGGCAGTGAGGCCTGTCAAGGTCCTGCTCTTGTGGCAGAAAACCCCGCTTTCACCCCTTTGTTATTCTTGTCCCCCACTGGCCCCCAGATTCCAGCTGGAGCCGCAGCGCCTCCAGCACCCTGCCTCTAGCTCCTGGAGGGTCAGACAAGACGTGggggctgaggcaggaggaggggctgcaggtggCACTAGGGGCACCCCTGTGTTGTTACCGCCCTACTCTGTGTCTGGCCCCGGGTACAAAAGGAACTCAGAAACTACCTGAAGCCAGG comes from the Phacochoerus africanus isolate WHEZ1 chromosome 4, ROS_Pafr_v1, whole genome shotgun sequence genome and includes:
- the LOC125124864 gene encoding double C2-like domain-containing protein gamma isoform X1: MAGMATASRGRVTMQEHMAIDVSPGPIRPIRLISNYFPHFYPFAEPTLRTPDPQPAVTPAIPSAPQPQLDLEPEEDSDDSTVLGTLEFTLLLDADNSTLHCTAHRAEGLKPPASGSVDTYVKANLLPGASKASQLQTRTVRGTRGPVWEETLTYHGFTVQDARRKTLRLCVCEDPRLRRRRGAPPLGELRVPLRKLVPNRARSFNVCLERRRLTKRPRSLDTARGMSLYEEELEAEAAGEERGRILLSLCYSSQRGGLLVGVLRCAHLAPMDANGYSDPFVRLAAPTLSPSFPISFLHPNVGKKSKYKTSVRKKTLNPEFNEEFFYAGPREELAQKTLLVSVWDYDLGTADDFIGGVQLSSQASGERQQHWRECLGRSDCRLELWHPLDGAPLQLSN
- the LOC125124864 gene encoding double C2-like domain-containing protein gamma isoform X2 — its product is MAGMATASRGRVTMQEHMAIDVSPGPIRPIRLISNYFPHFYPFAEPTLRTPDPQPAVTPAIPSAPQPQLDLEPEEDSDDSTVLGTLEFTLLLDADNSTLHCTAHRAEGLKPPASGSVDTYVKANLLPGASKASQLQTRTVRGTRGPVWEETLTYHGFTVQDARRKTLRLCVCEDPRLRRRRGAPPLGELRVPLRKLVPNRARSFNVCLERRRLTKRPRSLDTARGMSLYEEELEAEAAGEERGRILLSLCYSSQRGGLLVGVLRCAHLAPMDANGYSDPFVRLFLHPNVGKKSKYKTSVRKKTLNPEFNEEFFYAGPREELAQKTLLVSVWDYDLGTADDFIGGVQLSSQASGERQQHWRECLGRSDCRLELWHPLDGAPLQLSN